One region of Limnospira fusiformis SAG 85.79 genomic DNA includes:
- the psbA gene encoding photosystem II q(b) protein, which yields MTTTIQQRESANAWERFCSWVTSTNNRLYVGWFGVLMIPTLLTATICYIIAFIAAPPVDIDGIREPVAGSLLYGNNIISGAVVPSSNAIGLHFYPIWEAASLDEWLYNGGPYQLVIFHFLIGVFCYMGREWELSYRLGMRPWICVAYSAPVAAASAVFLIYPIGQGSFSDGMPLGISGTFNFMLVFQAEHNILMHPFHMLGVAGVFGGALFSAMHGSLVTSSLVRETTEIESQNYGYKFGQEEETYNIVAAHGYFGRLIFQYASFNNSRSLHFFLGAWPVIGIWFTALGVSTMAFNLNGFNFNQSVMDSSGRVVNTWADVINRANLGMEVMHERNAHNFPLDLASAESEPVALVAPQIG from the coding sequence ATGACTACTACCATTCAGCAGCGCGAGAGCGCCAACGCTTGGGAACGGTTTTGTAGCTGGGTAACATCCACCAACAACCGCCTTTATGTAGGCTGGTTCGGTGTTCTGATGATCCCTACCCTACTAACTGCTACCATCTGCTACATCATCGCCTTTATCGCTGCTCCCCCCGTGGACATTGACGGTATCCGCGAACCCGTAGCTGGTTCTCTGTTGTACGGCAACAACATCATCTCTGGTGCGGTTGTTCCTTCCTCCAATGCGATCGGTCTGCACTTCTACCCCATTTGGGAAGCAGCCAGCTTGGATGAATGGCTCTACAACGGTGGCCCTTACCAGTTGGTAATTTTCCACTTCTTGATCGGTGTATTCTGCTACATGGGTCGTGAGTGGGAATTGTCCTACCGCTTGGGAATGCGTCCTTGGATCTGCGTAGCTTACAGCGCACCTGTTGCGGCTGCTAGTGCAGTATTCTTGATCTACCCCATCGGACAAGGTTCTTTCTCCGACGGTATGCCTCTGGGTATCTCCGGAACCTTCAACTTCATGTTGGTATTCCAAGCAGAACACAACATCCTGATGCACCCCTTCCATATGTTGGGAGTTGCTGGTGTATTCGGTGGTGCTTTGTTCTCCGCGATGCACGGTTCTTTGGTAACTTCTTCCTTGGTGCGTGAAACCACCGAAATCGAATCTCAAAACTACGGTTACAAATTCGGTCAAGAAGAAGAAACCTACAACATTGTGGCAGCTCACGGTTACTTCGGTCGCCTGATCTTCCAATATGCTTCTTTCAACAACAGCCGTTCCCTGCACTTCTTCTTGGGTGCTTGGCCGGTAATCGGCATCTGGTTCACCGCTTTAGGTGTATCCACCATGGCCTTTAACCTCAACGGTTTCAACTTCAACCAGTCCGTAATGGACTCCAGCGGTCGGGTAGTCAATACCTGGGCTGATGTCATCAACCGCGCTAACCTGGGTATGGAAGTAATGCACGAGCGCAACGCTCACAACTTCCCCTTAGATTTAGCTTCTGCTGAGTCTGAGCCTGTAGCTTTGGTTGCACCTCAAATCGGCTAA
- a CDS encoding Uma2 family endonuclease yields MRSPLSLFTVEDYIIAEAESTIRHEYMGGYVFAMAGASEEHNLIAGNLYALLRSHLRGSSCRVFMSDMKVKVQDDIFYYPDLLVTCNPEDNHRYFKTQPNLIIEVLSESTESTDRREKLMNYQTLETLKEYVLVSQDVMQVEVYRQDTPGSWTVQILGEDNQLTLESVGLTMTVAQIYEDVLNVGQ; encoded by the coding sequence ATGCGTTCACCTTTATCCCTGTTTACCGTTGAAGACTATATCATCGCTGAAGCCGAAAGCACCATTCGCCATGAGTATATGGGCGGTTATGTGTTTGCTATGGCGGGTGCTAGTGAAGAACACAATCTCATTGCCGGTAATCTTTATGCCTTATTACGTTCTCATCTGCGGGGGAGTTCCTGTCGGGTATTCATGTCTGATATGAAAGTCAAAGTTCAAGACGATATTTTTTATTACCCTGACTTACTCGTGACTTGTAACCCCGAAGATAATCACCGATACTTCAAAACACAACCTAACCTAATTATTGAAGTGCTGTCAGAAAGTACCGAAAGCACTGACCGACGAGAAAAATTAATGAACTACCAAACCTTAGAAACTTTGAAGGAATATGTTTTAGTCTCTCAAGATGTTATGCAAGTGGAAGTCTATCGTCAAGACACTCCGGGGAGTTGGACAGTTCAAATCTTAGGAGAAGATAATCAGTTAACCTTGGAATCTGTGGGGCTAACTATGACCGTGGCGCAAATTTATGAAGATGTATTGAATGTGGGTCAGTGA
- a CDS encoding pentapeptide repeat-containing protein, whose translation MDERTFLNQYRSGEKLFRGVNLRNAELSNADLIGANLSGGDFQGANFVLAYLNGVNLTRANLEKARLGGANLSRANLSGAQLTDADFHGTILQAADLRKANLTLATLVDANLIQADLRGANLQGADLRGACLRGANMRYERRIYESVNLRGADLRGTDLQGVNLTGADLTRANLTGANLTECVLRGAILNQTNLSETNLQGAILTEVNLSGANLIGSRMVKVKLERAILTNAQMPRVELCDSILPDANLSNANLSHANLSRANLVRAELNRTNLSSANLTQADLTDASLGRTNLRNANLSYAYLTRAEFSSANTIGVNLHGAIMPNGEIHD comes from the coding sequence ATGGATGAGCGGACTTTCTTAAATCAATATCGAAGTGGAGAAAAATTGTTTCGAGGTGTTAACCTCCGCAATGCTGAACTAAGTAATGCTGACCTAATTGGAGCCAATTTAAGTGGCGGTGATTTTCAAGGAGCCAATTTTGTGTTAGCCTATCTTAATGGAGTTAACCTAACTAGGGCAAATTTAGAAAAAGCCAGATTAGGAGGAGCTAACCTATCACGAGCTAATTTAAGTGGCGCTCAACTAACCGACGCTGATTTTCATGGTACTATCCTGCAAGCAGCCGACCTGAGAAAAGCTAATTTAACCCTAGCCACATTAGTTGATGCTAACCTAATTCAAGCAGATTTACGCGGTGCTAATTTGCAAGGTGCAGATTTAAGGGGTGCTTGTCTACGGGGTGCAAATATGCGTTATGAAAGGCGTATTTATGAGAGTGTAAATTTACGAGGCGCAGATTTAAGAGGTACCGATTTACAGGGGGTTAATCTCACCGGGGCTGATTTAACTCGCGCTAACCTAACGGGGGCTAATTTAACTGAATGTGTACTGCGTGGCGCGATTCTCAACCAGACTAACCTTTCCGAAACCAATTTACAAGGGGCGATTTTAACAGAAGTTAATTTAAGTGGTGCTAATTTAATTGGTTCCCGCATGGTTAAGGTAAAACTAGAGCGAGCCATCTTGACTAACGCCCAAATGCCTAGGGTGGAATTGTGCGACTCAATTTTACCAGATGCTAATCTCAGTAATGCTAATCTCAGTCATGCTAACCTAAGCCGGGCGAATTTGGTACGGGCGGAACTAAATCGGACTAATTTAAGTTCGGCTAATTTGACTCAGGCTGATTTAACCGATGCTTCTCTTGGTCGGACAAATTTGCGAAATGCTAACCTTAGCTATGCCTACTTAACTCGTGCTGAGTTTAGTAGTGCTAATACCATTGGGGTAAACCTACATGGCGCGATCATGCCTAATGGCGAGATTCATGATTGA
- a CDS encoding AAA family ATPase, translating into MKKIKKYLYFYPNIKNVEDILQWADRLILDKTRENLTSIEEAILTGVWSGKKYPQIATEYKCSESHVKKEAAKLWEKLREELGEDLNKYNFRSKVQKKYRVSQSPQSGHCLQVDVDTVNQFDTVNIGHQFVQSIKDTQHRSPSSPDSSPNSSPDSSPTQNPSPIIDLIDAPDLTDFDNRTTELNTLKQWILQDRRRLITIYGLSGIGKSVLTRQLIEQIQPEFDYICWKSLTETPTFSSLTNQLQQFFYQSQNPPFPTIIDYFRHCRCLVILDDLHNLFKSGALAGEYLTDFKEYRTIFRKIAKNHHQSCVILLGWEKPRAIATLEAEKHSTCTLHLKGLSADAEEILRSHQLTDSDKWPELINLYQGHPTWLNIIASTIVELFDGSVSLFLSHSEDIFLGDLEPILESQLERLSQLEQQVISGFRDHQAIALSEQPTNPELSPSELWSAIQSLVRRGLLEKISEGERGMFQLHPIWQQYLKFKLS; encoded by the coding sequence TTGAAAAAAATTAAAAAATATCTCTATTTTTATCCAAATATTAAGAATGTTGAAGATATATTACAATGGGCGGATCGGTTGATACTTGATAAAACTCGAGAAAATCTGACATCTATAGAGGAGGCTATACTGACGGGGGTGTGGTCAGGAAAAAAATATCCTCAAATTGCTACAGAGTATAAGTGCAGTGAATCTCACGTTAAAAAAGAAGCCGCTAAGTTATGGGAAAAGTTACGGGAAGAATTAGGAGAAGACCTGAATAAATACAATTTTCGTTCCAAGGTACAGAAAAAATATCGGGTTTCTCAATCTCCCCAATCCGGTCACTGTTTACAAGTTGATGTTGATACTGTTAATCAATTTGATACTGTTAATATTGGTCATCAGTTTGTACAATCTATTAAAGATACTCAACACCGATCGCCCTCTTCTCCTGACTCTTCCCCTAACTCTTCTCCTGACTCTTCCCCCACCCAAAATCCCTCACCCATTATTGACTTAATCGATGCACCAGACCTCACGGACTTTGACAACCGCACCACCGAATTAAATACCCTCAAACAGTGGATCTTACAAGACCGGAGGCGCTTAATTACCATCTATGGATTAAGTGGCATTGGCAAAAGCGTACTAACCAGGCAACTAATCGAACAAATTCAGCCGGAATTTGACTATATTTGTTGGAAAAGTCTCACAGAAACTCCCACCTTTTCCTCCCTAACAAACCAACTGCAACAATTTTTTTACCAGTCACAAAATCCCCCATTTCCTACAATAATTGATTATTTCCGTCACTGCCGTTGCTTAGTCATATTGGATGACCTACACAATCTTTTTAAAAGCGGTGCATTGGCGGGGGAATACTTGACAGACTTTAAAGAATACCGGACAATTTTTCGGAAAATTGCCAAAAACCATCATCAAAGTTGCGTGATTCTCCTCGGTTGGGAAAAACCTAGAGCCATTGCTACCTTAGAAGCCGAAAAACACTCCACTTGCACGTTACACCTGAAAGGATTATCAGCCGATGCTGAGGAAATTTTGCGATCGCACCAATTAACCGACTCCGACAAATGGCCGGAATTAATCAACCTCTATCAAGGACATCCTACCTGGTTAAATATCATCGCCTCAACCATAGTCGAACTATTTGATGGTAGCGTTTCCCTATTTTTAAGCCACAGCGAGGACATCTTTTTAGGTGACTTAGAACCCATTTTAGAATCTCAGTTAGAACGATTATCCCAATTAGAACAACAGGTGATTTCTGGTTTCCGAGACCATCAAGCGATCGCCCTTTCTGAACAACCCACTAATCCTGAATTATCCCCATCTGAATTATGGTCAGCCATCCAATCTTTAGTTAGACGGGGGTTGCTAGAAAAAATATCAGAGGGAGAGCGAGGAATGTTTCAACTGCATCCGATTTGGCAACAGTATCTTAAATTTAAGCTAAGTTAG
- the psbA gene encoding photosystem II q(b) protein, which yields MTTTIQQRESANAWERFCSWVTSTNNRLYVGWFGVLMIPTLLTATICYIIAFIAAPPVDIDGIREPVAGSLLYGNNIISGAVVPSSNAIGLHFYPIWEAASLDEWLYNGGPYQLVIFHFLIGVFCYMGREWELSYRLGMRPWICVAYSAPVAAASAVFLIYPIGQGSFSDGMPLGISGTFNFMLVFQAEHNILMHPFHMLGVAGVFGGALFSAMHGSLVTSSLVRETTEIESQNYGYKFGQEEETYNIVAAHGYFGRLIFQYASFNNSRSLHFFLGAWPVIGIWFTALGVSTMAFNLNGFNFNQSVMDSSGRVVNTWADVINRANLGMEVMHERNAHNFPLDLASAESEPVALVAPQIG from the coding sequence ATGACTACTACCATTCAGCAGCGCGAGAGCGCCAACGCTTGGGAACGCTTTTGTAGCTGGGTAACATCCACCAACAACCGCCTTTATGTAGGCTGGTTCGGTGTTCTGATGATCCCTACCCTACTAACTGCTACCATCTGCTACATCATCGCTTTTATCGCTGCTCCCCCCGTGGACATTGACGGTATCCGCGAACCCGTAGCTGGTTCTCTGTTGTACGGCAACAACATCATCTCTGGTGCGGTTGTTCCTTCCTCCAATGCGATCGGTCTGCACTTCTACCCCATTTGGGAAGCAGCCAGCTTGGATGAATGGCTCTACAACGGTGGCCCTTACCAGTTGGTAATTTTCCACTTCTTGATCGGTGTATTCTGCTACATGGGTCGTGAGTGGGAACTGTCCTACCGCTTGGGAATGCGTCCTTGGATCTGCGTAGCTTACAGCGCACCTGTTGCGGCTGCTAGTGCAGTATTCTTGATCTACCCCATCGGACAAGGTTCTTTCTCCGACGGTATGCCTCTGGGTATCTCCGGAACTTTCAACTTCATGTTGGTGTTCCAAGCAGAACACAACATCCTGATGCACCCCTTCCATATGTTGGGAGTTGCTGGTGTATTCGGTGGTGCTTTGTTCTCCGCGATGCACGGTTCTTTGGTAACTTCTTCCTTGGTGCGTGAAACCACCGAAATCGAATCTCAAAACTACGGTTACAAATTCGGTCAAGAAGAAGAAACCTACAACATTGTGGCAGCTCACGGTTACTTCGGTCGCCTGATCTTCCAATATGCTTCTTTCAACAACAGCCGTTCCCTGCACTTCTTCTTGGGTGCTTGGCCGGTAATCGGCATCTGGTTCACCGCTTTAGGTGTATCCACCATGGCCTTTAACCTCAACGGTTTCAACTTCAACCAGTCCGTAATGGACTCCAGCGGTCGGGTAGTCAATACCTGGGCTGATGTCATCAACCGCGCTAACCTGGGTATGGAAGTAATGCACGAGCGCAACGCTCACAACTTCCCCTTAGATTTAGCTTCTGCTGAGTCTGAGCCTGTAGCTTTGGTTGCACCTCAAATCGGCTAA
- the cofG gene encoding 7,8-didemethyl-8-hydroxy-5-deazariboflavin synthase subunit CofG has product MFSQMSRLVSYSPAYTIVPTYECFNRCSYCNFRKEPGDSPWLTMAEMKQELAGLCEQGVVEILILSGEVHPNSPRREAWCDRIYELCDEALNWGFLPHTNAGPLKFEEMARLKQVNVSMGLMLEQMTRELLQTVHRHAPSKVPSIRLQQLDWAGELKIPFTTGLLLGIGESPSDWGWTLEAIAKSHDRSGHIQEVIVQPYREGSRQAQPGYGFNLSQLPEVVAIARRILPEEITVQIPPNLVMEPEILLKCLEAGARDLGGIGPQDVVNPDYPHINPETLSQIINRKGWQLQRRLPIYPQYDSWLSPRLQRSVNSWRKKLQFPQRL; this is encoded by the coding sequence ATGTTTAGTCAGATGTCTAGGTTGGTTTCCTATTCTCCAGCTTATACGATAGTTCCGACCTATGAGTGTTTTAACCGCTGTAGTTACTGTAATTTCCGCAAGGAACCGGGAGATAGTCCTTGGTTAACTATGGCGGAGATGAAACAGGAACTGGCGGGACTATGTGAACAGGGAGTAGTGGAGATTTTGATTCTGAGTGGGGAAGTACACCCGAACAGTCCCCGGCGAGAGGCTTGGTGCGATCGCATTTATGAGTTGTGCGATGAAGCCCTAAATTGGGGATTTTTGCCACACACTAATGCGGGTCCGCTGAAATTTGAGGAAATGGCTAGATTAAAACAGGTTAATGTGTCGATGGGGTTAATGCTGGAACAAATGACTCGGGAGCTTTTACAAACGGTTCATCGCCACGCGCCTAGTAAAGTTCCTAGTATTAGGTTACAGCAGCTTGATTGGGCTGGGGAACTCAAAATTCCGTTTACGACTGGGTTACTTTTGGGAATTGGGGAAAGTCCCTCAGACTGGGGATGGACATTAGAAGCGATCGCCAAAAGTCACGATCGCTCTGGTCACATTCAAGAGGTGATTGTGCAACCCTACAGGGAAGGAAGCCGACAAGCGCAGCCAGGGTACGGATTTAATCTTAGCCAATTACCGGAAGTAGTGGCGATCGCCCGCCGTATTCTCCCCGAAGAAATCACGGTGCAAATTCCCCCCAACCTAGTCATGGAACCAGAGATATTATTAAAATGTCTGGAAGCGGGAGCCAGAGACCTAGGGGGAATCGGTCCCCAAGATGTAGTCAACCCGGACTATCCCCACATTAACCCGGAAACCCTCAGCCAAATTATCAACCGGAAAGGTTGGCAATTGCAGCGACGACTACCGATATATCCCCAATACGATAGCTGGTTATCGCCTCGATTACAGAGGAGTGTAAATTCTTGGCGAAAAAAGTTGCAGTTTCCCCAGCGGTTGTGA
- a CDS encoding Uma2 family endonuclease, with translation MSVELTANTSPETATETEWEPPMPPTDLIFDDGEPLESNRHRIAMNVLIRSLQQAWSARHDFYTGGNMFIYYSSEQARNRDFRGPDFFAVLDVDGTKERQGWVVWQEGGRYPDVIVELMSPSTARIDKGKKKELYQQTFRTPDYFVFDPFEANAFQGWHLQSSGGYQLLEPNERGWLWCESLGFWLGTWSGTIDREEAIWLRFYDTEGNLVLLPEEAERQKAEAERQKAEAERQKAEAERQKAEAERQKAEAERQKAEAERQKAEAERQKAEQSQQLAEAERQKAQQAQQLAEAERQKAQQAQQIAEAERQKAERLAERLRSLGLDPEEL, from the coding sequence ATGTCAGTTGAACTCACTGCCAATACTAGCCCCGAAACTGCTACCGAAACGGAATGGGAACCCCCCATGCCGCCAACAGATTTGATTTTTGATGATGGAGAGCCTTTGGAAAGTAACCGTCACCGCATTGCTATGAACGTCCTGATCAGGTCATTGCAACAGGCTTGGAGTGCGCGCCATGATTTCTATACAGGCGGGAATATGTTTATTTACTATAGCAGCGAACAAGCTAGGAACCGAGATTTTCGTGGCCCTGATTTCTTTGCTGTGTTGGATGTAGATGGCACTAAAGAACGACAGGGTTGGGTAGTATGGCAGGAAGGGGGTCGCTACCCAGATGTGATTGTGGAGCTAATGTCTCCCAGTACCGCCAGAATAGATAAAGGAAAGAAAAAGGAGCTGTATCAGCAGACTTTTCGGACACCAGATTACTTTGTATTTGACCCGTTTGAAGCCAACGCCTTTCAAGGATGGCATTTGCAGAGTTCGGGAGGTTATCAGCTTTTAGAGCCGAATGAGCGAGGTTGGCTGTGGTGTGAAAGTTTAGGCTTTTGGCTGGGAACTTGGTCGGGAACTATAGACCGTGAGGAGGCAATTTGGCTGCGGTTTTATGATACCGAAGGTAATTTGGTGTTGTTACCGGAAGAAGCCGAACGCCAAAAAGCCGAAGCCGAACGCCAAAAAGCCGAAGCCGAACGCCAAAAAGCCGAAGCCGAACGCCAAAAAGCCGAAGCCGAACGCCAAAAAGCCGAAGCCGAACGCCAAAAAGCCGAAGCCGAACGCCAAAAAGCCGAAGCCGAACGCCAAAAAGCCGAACAATCTCAACAGCTTGCTGAGGCAGAACGCCAGAAAGCCCAACAAGCTCAACAGCTTGCTGAGGCAGAACGCCAGAAAGCCCAACAAGCTCAACAGATTGCTGAGGCAGAACGCCAAAAAGCCGAACGTCTTGCTGAACGGTTGCGATCGCTCGGTTTAGATCCAGAGGAACTATAA
- a CDS encoding Uma2 family endonuclease: protein MSVELTANTSPETATETEWEPPMPPTDLIFDDGEPLESNRHRIAMNVLIRSLQQAWSARHDFYTGGNMFIYYSSEQARNRDFRGPDFFAVLDVDGTKERQGWVVWQEGGRYPDVIVELMSPSTARIDKGKKKELYQQTFRTPDYFVFDPFEANAFQGWHLQSSGGYQLLEPNERGWLWCESLGFWLGTWSGTIDREEAIWLRFYDTEGNLVLLPEEAERQKAEAERQKAEAERQKAEAERQKAEAERQKAQQSQQLAEAERQKAQQSQQLAEAERQKAQQAQQLAEAERQKAQQAQQLAEAERQKAERLAERLRALGLDPEEL, encoded by the coding sequence ATGTCAGTTGAACTCACTGCCAATACTAGCCCCGAAACTGCTACCGAAACGGAATGGGAACCCCCCATGCCGCCAACAGATTTGATTTTTGATGATGGAGAGCCTTTGGAAAGTAACCGTCACCGCATTGCTATGAACGTCCTGATCAGGTCATTGCAACAGGCTTGGAGCGCGCGCCATGATTTCTATACAGGCGGGAATATGTTTATTTACTATAGCAGCGAACAAGCTAGGAACCGAGATTTTCGTGGCCCTGATTTCTTTGCTGTGTTGGATGTAGATGGCACTAAAGAACGACAGGGTTGGGTAGTATGGCAGGAAGGGGGTCGCTACCCAGATGTGATTGTGGAGCTAATGTCTCCCAGTACCGCCAGAATAGATAAAGGAAAGAAAAAGGAGCTGTATCAGCAGACTTTTCGGACACCAGATTACTTTGTATTTGACCCGTTTGAAGCCAACGCCTTTCAAGGATGGCATTTGCAGAGTTCGGGAGGTTATCAGCTTTTAGAGCCGAATGAGCGAGGTTGGCTGTGGTGTGAAAGTTTAGGCTTTTGGCTGGGAACTTGGTCGGGAACTATAGACCGTGAGGAGGCAATTTGGCTGCGGTTTTATGATACCGAAGGTAATTTGGTGTTGTTACCGGAAGAAGCAGAACGCCAAAAAGCCGAAGCTGAACGCCAAAAAGCTGAAGCTGAACGCCAAAAAGCCGAAGCCGAACGCCAAAAAGCCGAAGCCGAACGCCAAAAAGCCCAACAATCTCAACAGCTTGCTGAGGCAGAACGCCAGAAAGCCCAACAATCTCAACAGCTTGCTGAGGCAGAACGCCAGAAAGCCCAACAAGCTCAACAGCTTGCTGAGGCAGAACGCCAGAAAGCCCAACAAGCTCAACAGCTTGCTGAGGCAGAACGCCAAAAAGCCGAACGTCTTGCTGAACGGTTGCGCGCGCTCGGTTTAGATCCAGAGGAACTATAA